One Kitasatospora sp. NBC_01287 DNA window includes the following coding sequences:
- a CDS encoding glycosyltransferase: MAAQPLTATTERPAPGARRSRARARRPAELLARWALPVALGLWLLALRHVPLRSMGDLGLLQVLPALYWVAVLLLTLGFAAVLREPRGGWRLPLGYVLGLIAMIHATPSLLYPELRYAWAWKHIAVLQAMLSHNGTVPNAQELDIYNQWPGFFQLNALLLRVTGLSSALGYAVWAPVIVNVLLVGPLVLLYQSVTRDRRLVWGAVFIFYASSWVGQDYFSPQAFGFLLYTTLIAVLVRRLQQVRAPAPARAGAGAGAGAGAGAGAGSGGARSLRAPIGGVDGWRPRRLVVLLVLEAAIVTSHQLTPLMLISALVFLSFPRRNRRTVLPLLGGALAMSLIWYATVARPYVTTNLASFLKALTAPDSNAVAGLAALGPASPGQVLLSWVDRGMSATLFALALIGFVRRPWLRRTGLPLLALAPLPLLAANSYGGEMLFRAYLFALPATAFLAAALVLQPGARPRLRMATTIGVLCCLLSGLFFGYYGKEDMNYFSTGEVAAGQFLADHAPPGSVIISATADLPGLDQHYDQRQRVVFTQGSLSFQKEVATNPSAALARADVGYSGPAYLILTRAQAAESDLTGVLPAGTVARLQDTADHSPQLLRPIYRNADAVVYQYLSPSAGGQ; the protein is encoded by the coding sequence ATGGCCGCGCAACCGCTCACCGCCACCACCGAGCGCCCGGCGCCCGGTGCACGGAGGAGCCGGGCCCGCGCACGGCGGCCCGCCGAGTTGCTGGCCCGGTGGGCGCTGCCGGTGGCGCTGGGCCTGTGGCTGCTCGCGCTGCGCCACGTGCCGCTGCGCTCGATGGGCGACCTCGGGCTGCTCCAGGTGCTCCCCGCCCTCTACTGGGTGGCGGTGCTGCTGCTCACCCTGGGCTTCGCGGCCGTGCTGCGCGAGCCGCGCGGCGGCTGGCGCCTGCCGCTGGGCTACGTGCTGGGCCTGATCGCGATGATCCACGCCACGCCGAGCCTGCTCTACCCGGAGCTGCGCTACGCCTGGGCCTGGAAGCACATCGCGGTGCTGCAGGCGATGCTCAGCCACAACGGCACCGTGCCGAACGCCCAGGAGCTGGACATCTACAACCAGTGGCCGGGCTTCTTCCAGCTCAACGCGCTGCTGCTGCGGGTCACCGGCCTCTCCTCGGCGCTGGGCTACGCGGTCTGGGCGCCGGTGATCGTCAACGTGCTGCTGGTGGGGCCGCTGGTGCTGCTCTACCAGTCGGTGACCCGGGACCGGCGGCTGGTCTGGGGCGCGGTGTTCATCTTCTACGCCTCCTCCTGGGTCGGGCAGGACTACTTCTCGCCGCAGGCCTTCGGCTTCCTGCTCTACACCACGCTGATCGCCGTGCTGGTGCGCCGCCTTCAGCAGGTGCGCGCACCAGCACCAGCACGGGCCGGTGCAGGTGCAGGTGCAGGTGCAGGTGCAGGTGCCGGGGCCGGCTCCGGCGGTGCCCGCTCGCTACGGGCCCCGATCGGCGGCGTGGACGGGTGGCGGCCGCGCCGGCTGGTCGTGCTCCTGGTGCTGGAGGCGGCGATCGTCACCTCGCACCAGCTGACCCCGCTGATGCTCATCAGCGCCCTGGTCTTCCTCTCGTTCCCGCGCCGCAACCGCCGCACCGTGCTGCCGCTGCTGGGCGGCGCGCTGGCGATGAGCCTGATCTGGTACGCCACGGTGGCCCGGCCCTACGTGACGACCAATCTCGCCAGCTTCCTCAAGGCGCTCACCGCGCCCGACTCCAACGCGGTGGCCGGCCTGGCCGCGCTCGGCCCCGCCTCACCCGGGCAGGTGCTGCTCTCCTGGGTGGACCGCGGCATGTCGGCCACCCTCTTCGCGCTCGCGCTGATCGGCTTCGTGCGCCGCCCCTGGCTGCGCCGCACCGGCCTGCCGCTGCTGGCGCTGGCCCCGCTGCCGCTGCTGGCCGCCAACAGCTACGGCGGCGAGATGCTCTTCCGCGCCTACCTCTTCGCGCTGCCCGCCACCGCGTTCCTGGCCGCCGCGCTGGTGCTGCAGCCCGGCGCGCGGCCGCGGCTGCGGATGGCGACCACCATCGGCGTGCTCTGCTGCCTGCTCAGCGGCCTGTTCTTCGGCTACTACGGCAAGGAGGACATGAACTACTTCAGCACCGGTGAGGTGGCGGCCGGCCAGTTCCTGGCCGACCACGCGCCACCGGGCTCGGTGATCATCTCGGCCACCGCCGACCTGCCCGGCCTCGATCAGCACTACGACCAGCGCCAGCGGGTGGTCTTCACCCAGGGGTCCCTCTCGTTCCAGAAGGAGGTGGCGACCAACCCCTCGGCCGCTCTGGCCAGGGCCGATGTCGGCTACAGCGGACCCGCCTACCTGATCCTCACCCGCGCCCAGGCCGCCGAGTCCGACCTGACCGGGGTGCTGCCCGCCGGCACGGTGGCCCGGCTGCAGGACACCGCCGACCACTCACCCCAGTTGCTGCGCCCGATCTACCGCAACGCGGACGCGGTCGTCTACCAGTACCTCAGCCCTTCGGCCGGAGGCCAGTGA
- a CDS encoding glycoside hydrolase family 16 protein has protein sequence MNVRVRIALALTGWLALLATALPAGHPVRIGVLVAFVLCCPGAAAVRPRARRRAGAADVLEDLVLAVVLSLALGALVAEAFYLNHAFTVRRALLVLAVLTSLLALRPERWRPWRRRGRGAGAGAAPAGARSDGPRSDGPQRRGAHGAGPVRRVRRPRRVLGPWAALAGALLLTAGCASATGSATTDASPAAPGNWHQVFGDDFNGRSLDHARWATCYDWNNNGCTNGSNHEQEWYQPSQVTVGGGSATLTAQRHTTQGTDGVSHPWTSGMITTGRDSWFAQPRETFTYGYFAAALRIPAQAGMFPAFWLLPDTRVSPPELDIAEFPEITQQVQLNVHWPGPTGADQSAGSTFGPVDFPAGTHVFALDWEPNSLTWYVDGVQRWQQTDPGRIPHVPMELIVNLAVGYPAPAPASVDSAALRVDWVRVWQH, from the coding sequence ATGAACGTCCGTGTCAGGATCGCCCTCGCCCTCACCGGCTGGCTCGCGCTGCTCGCCACCGCGCTGCCGGCCGGGCACCCGGTGCGGATCGGGGTGCTGGTGGCCTTCGTGCTCTGCTGCCCGGGGGCCGCCGCCGTGCGCCCGCGCGCCCGGCGCCGGGCCGGGGCGGCCGACGTGCTGGAGGACCTGGTGCTGGCGGTGGTCCTCAGCCTGGCCCTGGGCGCGCTGGTGGCCGAGGCCTTCTACCTGAACCACGCCTTCACCGTGCGGCGGGCGCTGCTGGTGCTGGCCGTCCTGACCAGCCTGCTGGCGCTGCGTCCCGAGCGGTGGCGGCCCTGGCGGCGCCGCGGCCGGGGTGCCGGCGCCGGGGCCGCTCCGGCCGGGGCACGCTCGGACGGTCCGCGGTCGGACGGCCCGCAGCGGCGCGGCGCCCACGGTGCCGGGCCGGTGCGGCGGGTGCGGCGGCCTCGGCGAGTGCTCGGGCCGTGGGCGGCGCTGGCCGGCGCGCTGCTGCTGACCGCGGGTTGCGCGAGCGCGACCGGCTCCGCCACCACCGACGCCTCGCCGGCCGCGCCGGGCAACTGGCACCAGGTCTTCGGGGACGACTTCAACGGCCGGAGCCTGGACCACGCCCGCTGGGCCACCTGCTACGACTGGAACAACAACGGCTGCACCAACGGCAGCAACCACGAGCAGGAGTGGTATCAGCCGAGCCAGGTCACGGTCGGTGGCGGGTCGGCGACCCTCACGGCGCAGCGGCACACCACCCAGGGCACCGACGGCGTCAGCCATCCGTGGACCTCGGGCATGATCACCACCGGTCGCGACTCCTGGTTCGCCCAGCCCCGGGAGACCTTCACCTACGGCTACTTCGCCGCCGCGCTGCGGATCCCGGCGCAGGCCGGCATGTTCCCGGCGTTCTGGCTGCTGCCGGACACCCGGGTCAGCCCGCCCGAGCTGGACATCGCGGAGTTCCCCGAGATCACCCAGCAGGTGCAGCTGAACGTGCACTGGCCCGGCCCCACGGGCGCCGACCAGTCCGCCGGCTCCACCTTCGGGCCGGTCGACTTCCCGGCCGGCACCCACGTCTTCGCGCTGGACTGGGAGCCGAACTCGCTCACCTGGTACGTGGACGGCGTCCAGCGCTGGCAGCAGACCGATCCCGGGCGGATCCCGCACGTGCCGATGGAGCTGATCGTCAACCTCGCGGTCGGCTACCCCGCGCCGGCGCCGGCCTCGGTGGACTCGGCGGCCCTGCGCGTGGACTGGGTGCGGGTATGGCAGCACTGA
- a CDS encoding NAD(P)-binding domain-containing protein, whose protein sequence is MNSTDHSQLPVTVVGAGPYGLAVAAHLRARGIEPQVFGEPMESWRERMPRGMYLKSTPSASSISAPGERCRLADFRADEGRPSGQDQHPVPIEEFINYGQWFQRRCVPAVRRERVRRIAREDGAFQVTLESGESYASAQVVLATGLGPYAHVPEPLRPLVGRGTASHPADHPDLAVFAGRRIAVLGAGQSALESAALLHEAGARPVLVARTGELLFGDPPATDDPADRPLPLRLAKPASPLGPGWSLLAFAKAPAAYRHLPDPTREHFLRTVLGPSGAWWLRDRVADRFPQLTDRTVLGADGAEHAGGTGGAGGTGGAGVRLRLRRADGGDEVVEADHLLCATGYRVDLDRLALLDPPLSRALARQGTAPRLSADLESSVSGLYFAGLSAAASFGPVLRFVCGTGFAARRIAAAVAAARTGSPLPRS, encoded by the coding sequence ATGAACAGCACGGACCACTCGCAACTCCCGGTCACCGTCGTCGGTGCGGGACCCTACGGCCTCGCGGTCGCCGCCCACCTGCGGGCCCGCGGGATCGAACCACAGGTGTTCGGCGAGCCGATGGAGAGCTGGCGCGAGCGCATGCCGCGAGGGATGTACCTCAAGTCCACCCCGTCCGCCTCCTCGATCTCGGCGCCCGGCGAGCGCTGCCGCCTCGCGGACTTCCGCGCCGACGAGGGGCGGCCCTCCGGCCAGGATCAGCATCCCGTCCCCATCGAGGAGTTCATCAACTACGGGCAGTGGTTCCAGCGGCGCTGCGTGCCCGCGGTGCGCCGCGAGCGGGTGCGCCGGATCGCCCGCGAGGACGGCGCCTTCCAGGTCACCCTGGAGTCCGGCGAGAGCTACGCCAGCGCCCAGGTGGTGCTGGCCACCGGCCTGGGGCCGTACGCGCACGTCCCCGAGCCGCTGCGGCCGCTCGTCGGGCGCGGGACCGCCTCGCACCCCGCCGACCACCCGGACCTGGCGGTCTTCGCCGGCCGCCGGATCGCGGTGCTCGGCGCCGGGCAGTCCGCGCTGGAGAGCGCGGCGCTGCTGCACGAGGCCGGCGCCCGTCCCGTGCTGGTGGCCCGCACCGGGGAACTGCTCTTCGGCGACCCGCCGGCCACCGACGATCCCGCCGACCGGCCGCTGCCGCTGCGGCTGGCCAAGCCCGCCTCGCCGCTGGGCCCCGGCTGGTCGCTGCTGGCCTTCGCCAAGGCACCGGCCGCCTACCGCCATCTGCCGGACCCCACCAGGGAGCACTTCCTGCGCACCGTGCTGGGCCCCTCCGGCGCCTGGTGGCTGCGCGACCGGGTGGCCGACCGGTTCCCGCAGCTCACCGACCGCACCGTGCTCGGCGCGGACGGCGCCGAGCACGCGGGCGGGACGGGCGGCGCGGGCGGGACGGGCGGCGCGGGAGTGCGGCTGCGGCTGCGCCGGGCGGACGGCGGGGACGAGGTGGTCGAGGCCGACCACCTGCTCTGCGCCACCGGCTACCGGGTCGACCTCGACCGGCTGGCCCTGCTCGACCCGCCGCTGAGCCGCGCGCTGGCCCGCCAGGGCACCGCGCCGCGGCTCTCGGCCGACCTGGAGTCCTCGGTCAGCGGCCTCTACTTCGCCGGCCTCTCCGCCGCCGCCTCCTTCGGCCCGGTGCTGCGCTTCGTCTGCGGCACGGGCTTCGCCGCCCGCCGGATCGCCGCCGCGGTCGCCGCCGCCCGCACCGGCAGCCCGCTGCCCCGGTCCTAG